A stretch of the Lineus longissimus chromosome 12, tnLinLong1.2, whole genome shotgun sequence genome encodes the following:
- the LOC135496579 gene encoding tRNA pseudouridine(38/39) synthase-like yields the protein MNSKRDDYSNLSRENLIEKVQTLERHVKQLQNVLSRGKSEERAKKRKEARPFDFTKYNTRHVALKFLYLGWDYQGFAVQEDTEKTIEHELFDALNKTKLIESRETSNYHRCGRTDKGVSAFSQVISLDLRTNLLSGVGVKAREGGMAPERPGDKSKEINYIHILNKVLPKEIRIVAWAPVNPEFSARFSCTKRQYKYIFPRGDMNIEAMHIAAQKLVGEHDFRNFCKMDISNGVVMYTRRILAVSIDYITDGHDGYQLCELTIEGNAFLWHQIRCIVTILFLVGQGKEMPQIIDELFDITVHPRKPQYTMASELPLILFDCEYEDIKWIYDQENMKSTLVNMQRLWTAETTKATITKRMLDKLESTQVATADDGTSCVAVQSQAECIIPGNKTRIYKPLLERQTCDSLEERLDALAKRRKIQSSFPIEEKEEKVESPKTAGNVTLLKKDDDAFMLTAPGNSLISVSVDSLEDS from the exons ATGAATTCGAAAAGAGATGACTATTCCAATTTGTCAAGAGAG AATTTGATAGAAAAAGTCCAGACCCTTGAGCGACATGTTAAACAGCTGCAGAATGTTTTATCACGGGGCAAGAGTGAAGAGAGGGCAAAGAAGAGGAAGGAAGCAAGACCATTCGATTTCACAAA GTACAACACGAGGCATGTAGCACTCAAGTTCCTCTATCTTGGTTGGGATTACCAGGGCTTTGCAGTCCAAGaagacacagagaaaaccataGAACATGAGTTGTTTGATGCACTTAACAAGACTAAATTGATTGAATCAAGGGAGACGTCTAATTACCATAGGTGTGGCAGGACAGATAAAGGTGTCAGTGCCTTCTCTCAG GTGATTTCGTTAGATCTGCGAACAAACCTTCTTTCTGGTGTCGGTGTCAAGGCAAGGGAGGGTGGCATGGCCCCTGAACGGCCTGGAGACAAGTCCAAGGAAATTAACTACATTCATATCTTGAATAAAGTGCTGCCAAAAGAGATAAGAATCGTAGCTTGGGCACCTGTGAATCCTGAATTTAGTGCAAG aTTCAGCTGCACGAAGAGGCAATACAAATACATTTTTCCCAGGGGGGATATGAATATTGAAGCAATGCATATTGCTGCACAAAAACTTGTTGGAGAACATGATTTCCGCAACTTCTGCAAAATGGACATCAGTAATGGCGTGGTGATGTATACACGGCGGATACTAGCAGTGTCGATTGACTATATAACGGACGGGCACGATGGATATCAGTTATGTGAACTAACAATAGAAGGAAATGCTTTCCTGTGGCACCAAATACGTTGTATTGTGACCATTCTGTTCCTCGTTGGACAAGGAAAGGAAATGCCACAAATTATTGATGAGTTATTTGATATCACTGTTCATCCAAGAAAACCCCAGTATACCATGGCTTCAG AGCTGCCATTGATTCTCTTTGACTGTGAGTATGAAGATATCAAGTGGATATATGATCAAG agaATATGAAGTCAACTCTTGTCAACATGCAGAGATTATGGACTGCAGAAACAACCAA GGCTACTATCACCAAGAGAATGTTGGACAAATTGGAGTCTACTCAAGTAGCAACCGCAGATGATGGCACATCTTGTGTAGCCGTACAGAGCCAGGCTGAATGTATTATTCCTGGAAACAAAACTCGCATTTATAAGCCGTTACTTGAAAGACAAACTTGTG ATAGTCTTGAGGAGCGGCTAGATGCCTTAGCAAAGAGGAGGAAAATCCAATCGTCATTTCCAATTGAGGAGAAGGAGGAGAAAGTTGAATCCCCTAAAACTGCTGGTAATGTGACATTACTCAAAAAGGATGATGATGCATTCATGTTGACTGCTCCGGGGAACAGTTTGATATCAGTTTCTGTTGATTCTTTGGAGGATTCATAG